In Neorhizobium galegae, the following proteins share a genomic window:
- a CDS encoding HWE histidine kinase domain-containing protein produces MPHRDAVDLSNCDREPIHIPGSIQPHGCLIACDAAGAEIVQHSANVADMLSITGDINGRRLEEIVGGEAAHTLRNALATSDNPARPALRHGLRFASGAAFDVAIHRFESKVILEFEPASIDSDQPLEVARMLISRIRNVASLDRLIESSARLIYAMLGYDRVMIYRFEEDGAGKVVSEYKRRDLESFKGQYFPAGDIPKQARALYVRNTVRVISDASNPRIPIVPETDETGEALDLSFAHLRSVSPVHCEYLRNMGVAASMSISVVVDNELWGLIACHHYSPKVLSMPQRVAAETFGEFFSLHLSALKQRQLMETAGQARRSLDRFLQAASHHADITGLLRSSLAEFSQMLTCDGVGLLLDGVWTGEGAVPPQSLIAELAELVGGAAGGRIWSSFQLSVDLPGLPVSPDTICGLLAIPLSQRPRDYLFFFRREMVQTLDWAGNPEKSYKTGPLGDRLTPRKSFAIWKEMVHQQAQPWSDADREIADAIRAVLVEVVLHHNELLADERGKADVRQRMLNEELNHRVKNILAVIKALVGHSVDAEVSLKDYVASLKGRIQALAFAHDQVVRGGDGGVLSDLLEAELKPYREGTRNVTLKGPRIWLDSRAFSVMALVLHEMSTNAAKYGSLSVNGGRLDVEWRRLANHECELVWTENGGPPVSLPSRAGFGSVLITRSVPYELEGEAKIEYPPEGVRARFVVPSKHIHGDEELAEVESEESSSTVSDDTAMPRLQDLEFLLVEDQMLIAADVEAMLAEHGIDKVTTTPSVADAFRKLKEFRFDVAILDVNLGSGTSLPIAEELIRLDIPFIFATGYSDKSIIPASFSAPVVLKPYEAAALIGAVTKVLVERS; encoded by the coding sequence ATGCCTCACAGGGATGCGGTCGACCTTAGCAATTGCGACCGAGAGCCGATCCATATCCCCGGCAGCATTCAACCGCATGGATGTCTTATCGCTTGCGACGCAGCTGGCGCGGAGATCGTGCAACACTCCGCCAATGTGGCGGACATGCTTTCGATCACCGGAGACATCAACGGCCGGCGGCTGGAGGAGATCGTTGGCGGGGAGGCGGCGCACACATTGCGCAATGCGCTCGCCACGTCCGACAACCCGGCGAGGCCGGCGCTTCGGCATGGTCTCAGGTTTGCCTCGGGGGCCGCTTTCGACGTCGCGATCCATCGTTTCGAATCGAAGGTGATCCTGGAATTCGAGCCGGCATCGATCGATTCCGACCAGCCGCTCGAAGTGGCGCGCATGCTGATCAGCCGCATCCGCAACGTCGCCAGCCTCGACCGGCTGATCGAAAGCTCGGCGCGGCTGATCTATGCCATGCTCGGCTACGACCGGGTGATGATCTATCGTTTCGAGGAGGACGGTGCCGGAAAAGTCGTCAGCGAATACAAGAGGCGCGATCTCGAAAGCTTCAAGGGCCAGTATTTCCCGGCGGGTGACATCCCGAAACAGGCACGCGCGCTTTACGTCAGGAACACCGTCCGGGTGATTTCCGACGCCAGCAACCCGCGCATCCCGATCGTGCCGGAAACCGACGAGACAGGCGAGGCGCTCGATCTGTCCTTCGCGCACCTGCGCAGCGTTTCGCCCGTCCATTGCGAATATCTGCGCAACATGGGCGTCGCCGCATCGATGTCGATCTCGGTCGTGGTGGACAACGAGCTCTGGGGCCTGATCGCCTGCCACCATTATTCTCCGAAAGTGCTCTCGATGCCGCAGCGGGTGGCGGCGGAAACCTTCGGTGAATTCTTCTCGCTGCATCTGAGCGCATTGAAACAGCGGCAGCTCATGGAGACCGCGGGACAGGCGAGACGGTCGCTCGACCGTTTCCTGCAGGCGGCCTCCCACCATGCGGACATCACCGGCCTGCTGCGCAGTTCGCTTGCAGAATTCAGCCAGATGCTGACCTGCGATGGCGTCGGCCTGTTGCTCGACGGCGTATGGACCGGTGAAGGGGCCGTGCCGCCGCAGAGCCTGATAGCAGAGCTCGCCGAACTTGTCGGCGGTGCCGCGGGCGGCAGGATCTGGTCGAGTTTTCAGCTCTCGGTGGATCTGCCGGGGCTGCCCGTTTCTCCGGACACGATATGCGGCCTGCTGGCCATTCCGCTCTCGCAGAGGCCGCGTGACTACCTGTTTTTCTTCCGCCGCGAAATGGTGCAGACGCTCGACTGGGCGGGTAATCCTGAAAAGTCCTACAAAACGGGGCCGCTCGGAGATCGACTGACGCCCCGCAAGAGTTTCGCCATCTGGAAGGAGATGGTGCATCAGCAGGCCCAGCCCTGGAGCGACGCCGACCGCGAGATCGCCGACGCGATCCGCGCAGTGCTTGTCGAGGTGGTCCTGCATCACAACGAGTTGCTGGCCGACGAACGCGGCAAGGCGGACGTGCGTCAGCGGATGCTGAACGAGGAGCTCAACCACCGGGTCAAGAACATCCTTGCGGTGATCAAGGCGCTGGTCGGACACTCGGTCGACGCCGAGGTCAGCCTCAAGGATTATGTCGCCTCGCTCAAGGGACGCATCCAGGCGCTTGCCTTCGCCCATGATCAGGTCGTGCGCGGCGGCGACGGCGGCGTACTGTCCGATCTTCTGGAAGCGGAGCTGAAGCCCTACAGGGAGGGAACGCGCAACGTCACACTCAAGGGTCCGCGCATATGGCTCGACAGCCGCGCCTTTTCGGTGATGGCGCTGGTCTTGCACGAGATGTCGACCAATGCGGCAAAATACGGTTCGCTCTCCGTCAATGGCGGACGGCTGGATGTCGAGTGGCGACGGCTTGCCAACCACGAGTGCGAGCTCGTCTGGACCGAAAACGGCGGGCCGCCGGTAAGCCTCCCGTCACGAGCCGGATTTGGCAGCGTCCTGATCACCCGCAGCGTGCCTTACGAGCTGGAGGGCGAGGCGAAGATCGAATATCCGCCCGAGGGGGTGAGGGCGCGCTTCGTGGTGCCGTCGAAACACATCCACGGCGATGAGGAGCTGGCGGAAGTCGAATCCGAGGAGAGCAGCAGCACTGTCAGCGATGACACGGCTATGCCGCGGCTTCAGGATCTCGAATTCCTGCTGGTGGAGGACCAGATGCTGATCGCCGCGGACGTGGAAGCGATGCTTGCCGAGCATGGCATCGACAAGGTGACGACGACGCCCTCTGTCGCCGACGCGTTCCGCAAGCTCAAGGAGTTCAGGTTCGACGTCGCGATCCTCGACGTCAATCTCGGCTCCGGCACATCGCTGCCGATCGCCGAGGAACTGATCCGCCTGGACATTCCGTTCATTTTCGCGACCGGCTACAGCGACAAGTCGATCATCCCGGCAAGCTTTTCGGCGCCTGTCGTCCTCAAGCCCTATGAGGCGGCCGCGTTGATCGGCGCCGTTACCAAGGTGCTCGTCGAACGGAGCTGA
- the parE gene encoding DNA topoisomerase IV subunit B — protein sequence MDDNNDLFADLPVTAKAVAVEPAPALKAEPSTPRPAPTTLSGDDYGASSIRVLEGLEPVRMRPGMYIGGTDEKAMHHLFAEVIDNSMDEAVAGHADFIDVHLDAEGFLTVTDNGRGIPVENHPQVPGKSTLEVIMTKLHAGGKFDGKAYETSGGLHGVGVSVVNALSDLLEVEVARNRKLYRQRFSRGVPQGGLEELGDVHNRRGTRVRFHPDPQIFGDHAKFDAGRIFRMARSKAYLFGGVEIRWSCDPGMVPAGGDIPEKAVFHFPGGLKDYLSATLGKDFTVTREIFAGRTEKTGGHGAMEWAITWYGGDPELHSYCNTIPTPEGGTHEAGLRIALTKGLKNYADLTQNKRAKEITTDDVMISAVGMLSVFIREPEFVGQTKDKLATVEAQRLVENILRDPFDHYLAGNPAEAAKLLEWVIERAEERLRRRKEKEVNRKTAVRKLRLPGKLADCSQNTAEGAELFIVEGDSAGGSAKQGRNRANQAILPLRGKILNVGSASREKLSANQQIADLIQALGCGTRTKYREEDLRYERIIIMTDADVDGAHIASLLITFFYQEMPELIRGNHLYLAVPPLYVLRQGGKTVYARDDAHRAELMETMFKGKKVEIGRFKGLGEMMAAQLKETTMDPAHRTLLRISIDDVDFEGTREAVDNLMGTKADARFRFIQERAAFAENLDI from the coding sequence ATGGATGACAATAACGACCTTTTTGCCGATTTGCCGGTGACAGCCAAGGCGGTCGCCGTCGAACCCGCGCCTGCCCTCAAGGCGGAGCCCTCGACACCACGTCCGGCGCCGACGACATTGTCCGGCGACGATTACGGCGCCTCCTCGATCCGTGTGCTCGAGGGCCTGGAGCCGGTGCGCATGCGCCCCGGCATGTATATCGGCGGCACCGACGAAAAGGCGATGCACCACCTCTTCGCCGAAGTCATCGACAATTCGATGGACGAAGCGGTTGCCGGCCATGCGGACTTCATCGACGTCCATCTCGATGCCGAGGGTTTCCTGACGGTCACCGACAACGGCCGCGGCATCCCCGTCGAGAACCACCCCCAGGTTCCGGGCAAATCGACGCTCGAAGTCATCATGACCAAGCTGCATGCGGGCGGTAAGTTCGACGGCAAGGCCTATGAGACATCCGGTGGTCTGCACGGCGTCGGCGTTTCCGTCGTCAATGCCCTGTCCGATCTTCTCGAGGTGGAAGTCGCCCGCAATCGAAAACTCTACCGACAGCGCTTTTCGCGCGGCGTGCCGCAGGGCGGCCTGGAGGAACTCGGCGACGTCCATAACCGCCGCGGCACCAGGGTGCGCTTCCATCCCGATCCGCAGATCTTCGGCGACCACGCGAAATTCGATGCCGGCCGTATCTTCCGCATGGCGCGCTCCAAGGCCTATCTGTTCGGCGGCGTCGAAATCCGCTGGAGCTGCGATCCCGGAATGGTGCCCGCCGGCGGCGACATTCCGGAAAAGGCCGTCTTCCACTTCCCCGGCGGCCTCAAGGATTATCTCTCCGCCACGCTCGGCAAGGATTTCACCGTCACCCGCGAAATCTTCGCCGGCCGCACCGAGAAGACCGGCGGCCATGGCGCGATGGAATGGGCGATCACCTGGTATGGCGGCGATCCCGAACTGCATTCCTACTGCAACACCATCCCGACGCCCGAAGGCGGCACCCATGAAGCCGGTCTGCGCATCGCGCTCACCAAGGGCCTCAAGAACTATGCGGACCTGACCCAGAACAAGCGCGCGAAGGAAATCACCACCGACGACGTGATGATCTCGGCGGTCGGCATGCTTTCGGTCTTCATCCGTGAGCCGGAATTTGTCGGCCAGACCAAGGACAAGCTCGCGACCGTCGAAGCCCAGCGCCTCGTCGAAAACATCCTGCGCGATCCCTTCGACCACTATCTTGCCGGCAATCCGGCCGAGGCTGCAAAGCTCCTCGAATGGGTAATCGAACGCGCCGAGGAGCGGCTGCGCCGCCGCAAGGAAAAGGAAGTCAACCGCAAGACGGCGGTACGCAAGCTGCGCCTGCCCGGCAAGCTCGCCGACTGCTCGCAGAACACCGCCGAGGGTGCCGAACTCTTCATCGTCGAAGGGGACTCGGCAGGTGGCTCCGCCAAGCAGGGCCGCAACCGCGCCAACCAGGCGATCCTGCCCCTGCGTGGCAAGATCCTCAACGTCGGCAGCGCCAGCCGCGAAAAACTGTCAGCCAACCAGCAGATCGCCGATCTCATCCAGGCGCTCGGCTGCGGCACGCGCACCAAATACCGCGAGGAAGACCTTCGTTACGAGCGCATCATCATCATGACCGATGCCGACGTCGACGGCGCCCATATTGCTTCGCTGCTGATCACCTTCTTCTACCAGGAAATGCCCGAGCTGATCCGCGGCAACCATCTCTATCTGGCGGTGCCGCCGCTCTACGTCCTGCGCCAGGGCGGCAAGACCGTTTACGCCCGCGACGATGCCCATCGGGCGGAGTTGATGGAAACGATGTTCAAGGGCAAGAAGGTCGAGATCGGCCGCTTCAAAGGCCTTGGCGAAATGATGGCGGCGCAGCTGAAGGAAACCACGATGGATCCTGCCCATCGCACGCTGCTGCGCATCTCGATCGACGACGTGGATTTCGAAGGCACCCGCGAAGCCGTCGACAATCTGATGGGCACCAAGGCGGATGCCCGCTTCCGCTTCATCCAGGAGCGCGCGGCGTTTGCCGAAAACCTCGATATCTGA
- a CDS encoding alpha/beta hydrolase — protein sequence MSTVHFVFGTVLALLSTLATVRAEAQEGPIKPFKDELFSQMTVQQSSDGGAYEVIDYQEMRDINGRDREPARRVKDEYVSLGVRRYQQNETLNLSGRRLDVTRVGQPDGAAFTVIFIHGRGGDRRLGVNDYTFGGNFNRLKNLVTGNGGTYYSPSVTSFDDQGVADIAALIRYASDQSSGRPVILACASMGGFICQGISRDAQAVRYLKGVALLGGPPDPELPKSPLAKRRLPIYFAHGGSDSVYKFEDQEAVYRKLKAARYPTRFTLFASGSHGTPIRMVDWRKVLNFLLTGH from the coding sequence ATGTCCACAGTTCATTTCGTTTTCGGCACGGTTCTTGCTCTTCTGTCAACTCTTGCCACTGTGCGGGCAGAAGCGCAGGAAGGGCCGATAAAGCCTTTCAAGGACGAGCTGTTTTCGCAGATGACGGTGCAGCAATCCTCGGACGGCGGCGCCTACGAGGTAATAGACTACCAGGAAATGCGCGACATCAACGGCCGCGACCGCGAGCCGGCGCGGCGCGTCAAGGACGAGTATGTTTCCCTGGGCGTCAGGCGCTATCAGCAGAACGAGACGCTGAACCTTTCCGGGCGCCGGCTCGATGTCACCAGGGTGGGACAGCCGGACGGCGCCGCCTTCACGGTGATCTTCATCCACGGACGCGGCGGCGACCGTCGGCTCGGCGTCAACGACTATACGTTCGGCGGCAATTTCAACCGCCTGAAGAACCTCGTCACCGGCAATGGCGGCACCTATTATTCGCCGAGCGTCACCTCGTTCGACGACCAAGGGGTTGCCGATATCGCGGCGCTGATCCGCTACGCCTCCGATCAGTCGTCGGGACGGCCGGTGATCCTCGCCTGCGCGTCGATGGGCGGCTTCATCTGCCAGGGCATCAGCCGCGACGCACAGGCCGTGCGGTATCTGAAGGGCGTGGCACTGCTCGGCGGCCCGCCGGACCCGGAATTGCCGAAATCGCCTCTGGCAAAGCGCAGGCTGCCCATTTATTTCGCGCATGGCGGCAGCGACAGCGTCTACAAGTTCGAGGATCAGGAAGCGGTCTATCGCAAGCTGAAGGCCGCGCGCTACCCGACCCGGTTCACGCTGTTTGCAAGCGGCAGCCACGGCACGCCGATCCGGATGGTCGATTGGAGGAAGGTCCTGAATTTTCTGCTGACCGGCCACTGA
- the tpiA gene encoding triose-phosphate isomerase yields the protein MTPDVRPLVAGNWKMNGTREFLTEIKTIADGVIGPLSEKVDTLICPPATLLYVATALATDSPLEIGGQDCHQNMCGAHTGDISAEMIADCFGTYVIVGHSERRADHAETDHLVRAKAEAAYAADLTAIICIGETGDERDAYQTLDILKRQIFGSLPLSANAANTVVAYEPIWAIGTGLTPTVKDIEIAHAFMRAELIQRFGDEGRQMRILYGGSVKPGNARELMGVENVDGALIGGASLKAEDFLAIYRVYEGLTA from the coding sequence ATGACGCCTGATGTGCGCCCGCTCGTTGCCGGAAACTGGAAGATGAACGGCACCCGCGAGTTCCTGACCGAAATCAAGACGATTGCCGATGGTGTGATAGGACCGTTGTCGGAAAAGGTCGATACGCTGATCTGCCCGCCGGCGACGCTGCTCTATGTCGCAACCGCCCTGGCGACCGACAGTCCGCTTGAAATCGGCGGCCAGGATTGCCACCAGAACATGTGCGGCGCCCATACCGGCGATATTTCCGCGGAGATGATCGCCGACTGCTTCGGCACCTATGTGATCGTCGGGCATTCCGAACGCCGCGCCGACCATGCCGAAACCGATCATCTGGTCCGCGCCAAGGCGGAGGCGGCCTATGCCGCCGACCTGACGGCGATCATCTGCATCGGCGAAACCGGCGACGAACGCGACGCATACCAGACCCTCGATATCCTGAAACGCCAGATTTTCGGCTCGCTGCCCCTGTCGGCAAACGCCGCCAACACTGTCGTCGCCTATGAACCGATCTGGGCGATCGGCACCGGACTGACGCCGACCGTCAAGGATATCGAAATCGCCCATGCCTTCATGCGGGCAGAACTTATTCAGCGGTTCGGCGACGAAGGCAGACAGATGCGCATTCTCTATGGCGGTTCGGTCAAGCCGGGCAATGCCAGGGAGTTGATGGGCGTCGAGAATGTCGACGGCGCACTGATCGGCGGCGCGAGCTTGAAAGCCGAGGACTTTCTCGCCATCTATCGGGTCTATGAGGGACTGACGGCCTAA
- the secG gene encoding preprotein translocase subunit SecG, whose translation MQTVLIVIHLMIVLALVGVVLIQRSEGGGLGIGGGSGFMSARGTANALTRTTAILATLFFITSLALGILARYESRPSDILNRIPQSQQGTGGGILDQLGPAPAPAPAGNGVPSGSGASAPSAPATGAAPATQAPAAPATGSAPAAPTGVPTGQ comes from the coding sequence ATGCAGACCGTTCTGATCGTTATTCATCTCATGATCGTGCTGGCGCTCGTCGGCGTAGTGCTGATCCAGCGCTCCGAAGGCGGCGGGCTCGGCATCGGCGGCGGCTCCGGCTTCATGTCGGCACGCGGCACCGCCAATGCGCTGACCCGCACGACCGCCATCCTCGCGACGCTGTTCTTCATCACCTCGCTGGCACTCGGCATCCTGGCGCGGTACGAATCCCGCCCGAGCGACATCCTGAACCGCATCCCGCAGAGCCAGCAGGGCACCGGCGGCGGCATTCTCGACCAGCTCGGCCCGGCGCCTGCGCCCGCTCCGGCAGGCAACGGCGTTCCGTCCGGCTCCGGCGCATCCGCTCCGTCAGCCCCGGCAACCGGCGCTGCGCCTGCAACGCAGGCTCCTGCGGCGCCCGCGACCGGTTCGGCTCCGGCCGCACCGACGGGTGTTCCGACCGGCCAATAA
- a CDS encoding CTP synthase has product MNPMARYVFITGGVVSSLGKGIAAAALGALLQARGYRVRLRKLDPYLNVDPGTMSPTQHGEVFVTDDGAETDLDLGHYERFTGRSATKTDNITTGRIYKNIIDKERRGDYLGATVQVIPHVTNEIKDFVTEGNDDYDFVICEIGGTVGDIEAMPFMEAIRQLGNDLPRGTAIYVHLTLMPFIPAAGELKTKPTQHSVKELQAMGIAPDILLVRADREIPEAERRKLSLFCNVRASAVIQALDVANIYDVPMAYHKEGLDNEVLAAFGIEPAPKPRLDAWEEVCNRIRTPEGEVTIAIVGKYTGLKDAYKSLIEALHHGGIANHVKVNLEWIESEIFEKEDPAPWLEKVHGILVPGGFGERGSQGKINAARFARERKVPYFGICFGMQMAVIEAARNLAGIEKASSTEFGPSREPVVGLMTEWVKGNELEVRSAAGDLGGTMRLGAYKAALKKDTKIAEIYGSTDISERHRHRYEVNIDYKDRLESCGLVFSGMSPDGVLPETIEYPDHPWFIGVQYHPELKSRPLDPHPLFASFVEAALEQSRLV; this is encoded by the coding sequence GTGAATCCCATGGCGCGATATGTATTCATAACTGGCGGCGTGGTTTCTTCCCTCGGAAAAGGAATTGCGGCCGCGGCACTCGGAGCTTTGTTACAAGCACGAGGTTACCGGGTTCGGCTGAGGAAGCTCGATCCTTATCTCAACGTCGACCCGGGCACGATGAGCCCGACGCAGCACGGCGAGGTATTCGTCACCGACGACGGGGCGGAAACCGACCTCGATCTCGGTCATTACGAGCGCTTTACGGGGCGTTCGGCGACGAAGACCGACAACATCACCACGGGTCGCATCTACAAGAACATCATCGACAAGGAACGCCGCGGCGACTATCTCGGCGCGACCGTCCAGGTGATCCCGCACGTTACCAACGAGATCAAGGATTTCGTCACCGAAGGCAATGACGACTACGATTTCGTCATCTGCGAGATCGGCGGTACGGTCGGCGACATCGAGGCGATGCCGTTCATGGAAGCGATCCGCCAGCTCGGTAACGACCTGCCGCGCGGCACTGCGATCTATGTCCACCTGACGCTGATGCCGTTCATTCCGGCGGCCGGCGAACTCAAGACCAAGCCGACCCAGCATTCCGTCAAGGAACTGCAGGCGATGGGGATCGCACCGGATATCCTGCTGGTGCGCGCCGACCGCGAAATTCCGGAGGCCGAACGCCGCAAGCTTTCGCTGTTCTGCAACGTGCGGGCCTCCGCCGTGATCCAGGCGCTTGACGTCGCCAATATCTACGACGTGCCGATGGCCTACCACAAGGAAGGCCTCGATAACGAGGTGCTCGCCGCCTTCGGCATCGAACCGGCCCCCAAGCCGCGCCTCGACGCCTGGGAGGAGGTCTGCAACCGCATCCGCACCCCGGAAGGCGAAGTGACGATCGCGATCGTCGGCAAGTACACGGGCCTCAAGGACGCCTACAAGTCGCTGATCGAGGCGCTGCATCACGGCGGCATCGCCAACCACGTCAAGGTCAACCTCGAGTGGATCGAGTCGGAGATCTTCGAAAAGGAGGATCCGGCGCCGTGGCTTGAGAAGGTTCACGGTATTCTGGTACCGGGCGGCTTCGGCGAGCGCGGTTCGCAGGGCAAGATCAATGCGGCCCGTTTCGCGCGCGAACGCAAGGTGCCGTATTTCGGCATCTGCTTCGGCATGCAGATGGCCGTCATCGAGGCGGCCCGCAATCTCGCCGGCATCGAGAAGGCGTCGTCGACGGAATTCGGCCCCTCCAGGGAGCCGGTGGTCGGCCTGATGACCGAATGGGTGAAGGGCAACGAGCTCGAAGTCCGCTCGGCGGCCGGCGACCTCGGCGGCACGATGCGCCTCGGCGCCTACAAGGCGGCGCTCAAGAAGGACACCAAGATCGCCGAGATCTACGGTTCGACCGATATTTCCGAGCGGCACCGTCACCGTTACGAGGTGAATATCGACTACAAGGACCGGCTGGAAAGCTGTGGCCTGGTCTTCTCGGGCATGTCGCCGGACGGCGTATTGCCTGAAACGATCGAATATCCGGACCATCCGTGGTTCATCGGCGTCCAATACCATCCGGAGCTGAAGAGCCGGCCGCTCGATCCGCATCCGCTGTTTGCGAGCTTCGTCGAAGCGGCGCTGGAACAAAGCCGCCTCGTTTGA
- a CDS encoding SDR family oxidoreductase gives MGIFDRFSLNGRVALVTGSGRGLGLQMATALAEAGAHVVVSGRSSEMLEQAVASITGAGGKASAAAFDVADLDAGRETIARLHADHGRLDILINNVGARDRRPFAAFSDAEILNLIQTDLLSAIALSRNAADIMKAQGHGRLISITSIIGSMARPGDAIYPIAKQGLTGLVRSLAAEYGPFGVTSNAIAPGMFATETNAGISADPDMIAFMRQRVPLQRWGQPEEIAGAALFLASDAGSFVNGHVLTVDGGMSIQM, from the coding sequence ATGGGTATTTTCGACAGATTTTCTCTTAACGGACGCGTGGCGCTGGTGACAGGCAGCGGCCGAGGGCTTGGCCTGCAGATGGCGACGGCTCTGGCGGAGGCCGGCGCGCATGTCGTGGTCAGCGGCCGCTCGAGCGAGATGCTCGAACAGGCAGTGGCTTCCATCACCGGTGCGGGCGGCAAGGCGAGTGCTGCTGCCTTCGACGTCGCAGATCTCGATGCCGGACGCGAGACGATCGCCAGGCTTCATGCAGATCATGGCCGGCTGGATATCCTGATCAACAATGTCGGCGCCCGTGACCGGCGCCCGTTTGCAGCATTCAGCGATGCCGAAATCCTGAACCTGATCCAGACCGACCTGCTCTCGGCAATCGCGCTGTCGCGCAATGCCGCTGATATCATGAAGGCTCAGGGCCATGGCCGTCTCATCTCGATCACGTCGATCATCGGCAGCATGGCCCGTCCCGGCGACGCCATCTATCCTATCGCCAAACAGGGCCTGACCGGCTTGGTCCGAAGCCTTGCGGCCGAATACGGCCCGTTCGGCGTCACCAGCAATGCGATTGCGCCGGGAATGTTCGCCACAGAGACCAATGCGGGGATTTCCGCGGATCCCGACATGATCGCATTCATGCGCCAGCGCGTGCCGCTGCAGCGCTGGGGCCAGCCCGAAGAGATCGCCGGCGCCGCATTGTTCCTGGCAAGCGACGCCGGCTCCTTCGTCAACGGCCATGTGCTGACCGTCGACGGCGGCATGTCCATCCAAATGTGA
- a CDS encoding citrate synthase/methylcitrate synthase, with protein MKNNGLEDVIAAETRLSDVDGEAGRLVIRGVSLDLLVERATYEDAAALLLDGFLERSVTAADLKARLGQARAEVFAHVRGADAALLNLPPVDAMRALIARLPDGEDFETTLRLLAAPAVFLPGVLRLQKGETPVAPSPSLSQSADILAMLNASLPTREQIAALDAYLVTIADHGLNASTFASRVVASTGAGLTSSVLAAISALKGPLHGGAPGPVLDMLDAIGSEDNARTWLGQAVDRRERLMGFGHRIYRVRDPRADALQGALRPLVMTGQVDPDRIRLAEAVEQAALAVLRERKPDRPLDVNVEFYTALLLDALKFPRAAFTGVFAIGRTVGWIAHAREQALEGRLIRPRSVYVGPLPQAA; from the coding sequence ATGAAAAACAACGGACTTGAAGATGTCATCGCCGCCGAAACCCGGCTTTCGGACGTGGACGGAGAAGCGGGCCGCCTCGTCATTCGCGGCGTATCTCTCGACCTGCTCGTCGAGCGCGCGACCTATGAAGACGCTGCAGCGCTGCTCCTGGATGGTTTCCTGGAGCGTTCCGTCACGGCGGCCGATCTCAAGGCGCGCCTCGGTCAGGCCCGCGCCGAAGTTTTTGCGCATGTGCGCGGGGCAGATGCCGCGCTTCTGAACCTGCCGCCAGTCGATGCCATGCGCGCCCTGATCGCGCGGTTGCCGGACGGCGAAGATTTCGAAACGACGCTCCGACTGCTGGCCGCTCCCGCCGTCTTCCTGCCGGGCGTGCTGAGGCTCCAGAAGGGAGAAACGCCGGTGGCGCCCAGCCCGTCGCTTTCCCAGTCCGCCGATATCCTCGCCATGCTGAACGCCAGCCTGCCGACGCGTGAACAGATCGCAGCGCTGGACGCCTATCTGGTGACGATTGCGGATCACGGACTGAATGCCTCGACCTTCGCCTCGCGCGTCGTCGCCTCGACCGGGGCAGGCCTCACTTCATCGGTGCTGGCTGCCATCAGCGCGCTCAAGGGACCGTTGCATGGTGGTGCGCCGGGACCGGTGCTCGACATGCTGGATGCGATCGGCAGCGAGGACAATGCCAGGACCTGGCTCGGTCAGGCGGTCGATCGCCGCGAGCGTCTGATGGGGTTCGGCCACCGTATCTACCGCGTCCGCGATCCCCGCGCCGATGCGCTGCAAGGTGCATTGCGTCCCTTGGTCATGACCGGACAGGTGGACCCGGACCGCATCCGGCTCGCCGAAGCCGTCGAGCAGGCGGCACTCGCCGTTCTTAGGGAGCGTAAGCCGGACCGGCCGCTCGACGTCAATGTCGAGTTCTACACGGCCCTGCTGCTCGATGCGCTGAAATTTCCGCGGGCTGCCTTCACCGGCGTCTTTGCCATCGGCCGCACGGTCGGCTGGATCGCCCATGCCCGCGAACAGGCGCTGGAAGGCCGGCTGATCCGGCCCCGCTCGGTCTATGTCGGCCCCCTGCCCCAGGCGGCGTGA